TTCGCCTCATATCCTTGGTGTCTCAGCAGGAGCAGGTCTTGGCGCAGCCCTGGCTATCCTCTTTTTCGGCAATATATTTATGGTTCAACTTCTTTCCTTTCTTTTCGGGCTTCTCGCTGTGCTCATGACTTATAGCCTAAGCAGGGTTTATCGGACAACGCCCGTTTTAATGCTCGTTCTCTCGGGCATGATAGTGGGGGCTCTCTTTTCGGCTGCCACCTCGCTTCTCAAGTATATCGCCGATCCGGTGAATCAGATGCCTTCCATCGTCTTCTGGATGTTGGGTTCGTTGAACAACGCATCCAACAAGGATATGATTATTGCAGGGCCCGTTATGCTGGCAGGCATTATCGTCCTTCTTCTTATCCGCTGGCGCATCAACCTCCTTGCCATGGGTGAGGAGGAAGCGCGCTCTCTTGGTATAGACACAGGCCGCATAAGGGCTGTTATTATCGTCTGCGCCACTGTCATCTCAGCCTCTGCCGTATCTATCTCCGGCATCATAGGCTGGATCGGGCTTGTCATCCCCCACATCGGAAGAATACTCGTCGGCCCCGATAACAAAAGGCTCCTCCCTGTGGCGACCCTCATCGGCGCCATCTACCTTGTCGTGGTGGACACTATCGCCCGCACCGCAATAGAATCGGAGATTCCCATAGGCATCCTTACCGCCATGGTAGGAGCGCCTATCTTTGCCTATCTGCTGCGTAAGAACAGGTCAGGGTGGTAACATATGCAAGATAGTCTTCGTATTGAAGGGCTTTCTTTCTCATACAGTGGTAATCTGGCCGATGCAGTATTCCGGGAGGTAAATTTATTCGTCGAACCAGGGAGTGTCTTTTGCCTCCTCGGCCCAAACGGAACAGGAAAGTCTACCCTCCTCAAATGCATCAGCGGACTGCTCTACCCCGGAAAAGGAAGGGTCCTGGTGCACGGCAGAGATATTTCTTTGCTCCGGGCTGCGGATGTAGCTCGGGAGCTTGGTTATGTGCCCCAGAGTCAGGTATCCGCCTTTCCTTTTCTTGTTGAAGACATCGTCGTCATGGGCCGGGCACCCCACCTCAATGTGTTCGCATCGCCCAAACCCCGCGACGTACAGATCGCCTACGACTCCATGGAGACCGTCGGCATTGTCTCTCTCGCCAAAAGACCCTGCACAAACCTGAGTGGAGGGGAATGGCAGCTCACTCTCATCGCCCGAGCCCTCGCACAGGAACCGCGCATTATGGTCCTCGACGAACCTACATCTCATCTCGATATGGGCAATCAAATGAAGATTCTTCGTGTTGTTCAGGGGCTGGCAGAAAGAGGATTGGCCATCATCATGGCCTCTCATTTCCCGGATCACGCCTTTTTACTGGCAAGTCAAGTGGCTATTCTTAATTATGGCCGCATCGTGCAACAGGGATCACCGGAAGAAGTTATCACCGACGATAATATGTGCGACACTTACGGTGTCGACGTAAAGGTTCTCTACGTCGGAGAGGGTGTTGACCGCAAGGCATGTTTTCCTTCTCACCGTTCAGGCCTGCAACCCTCAACAGATCGAGAGCCAAATACACAAAATATCCTAAGTAAATCACATAAGGAGCGTCAATAATGAATCATTTTCGGCCAACTATACCTTCTTCCAGGCCCCTGATAGTATTTCTTGTCGTTGTCATCTCACTTGCCTCCGTTGCTTGCGGCTTCGCCCAGGACAACAGACGGAAGGCGTGGCTTGCCGAACTCGGTGAGATTGAAAAACAGGTGAATACCTTTGTACCTGATCCGGCTCATCCCGATGATCCTTTTATTTTGGTTACCCTGAAAGAAGCAATTGAGGGCAGCAGGGAAGAGAACGGCGGTATAGGCGCGTGTCTTGTCCGGGAGGCCACCGGCGAGATTGTGGAACGGGGCCACAACCGCCAATTTGAACCATATTACCGTAGCGACCTACATGCTGAAATGGATCTGCTAACCCGCTATGAAGACAGGATCAAAGCCATAAGACCAGGAGGTAGGGGAAACCCATCCACTGCAGAAACACGGAAAATGGCAGGACTTGTCCTTTACACCTCTGTCGAACCCTGCCCCATGTGTCTAACCCGCATTATCAATACCGGCCTGAAAAAAGTCCTCCATGCAGCGCCTGATGAGACAGGTGGTATGGCGCAAAGAATCTCCGGCTTACCTCCTTTTTGGCAGGACATGACCAAGGGTAACGTTTATCAGGCAGCAAACTGCTCGCCTGAACTTGTGGCCATCGCCAAGCGTCTCTTTCGTCCTATGGGTGGTAGAAGGTAGTATTGGTTATTTTATATCTTCATTAGTTATATTAATATACTATTGTTACTATTTTGCTTGATTATGACATATAATTCGGTATAAAAATATTATTTGGAAATTGCCGATCTTATCAAGTTCGGACATTCAATTATTTCTGGGAGGATTTATGAAACGTATCTGCATGATATTGGTGGCCCTGCTGATTTTCGCCCTGGGCATGCCCTCCGCTTATGCCGAAGAGCCTAAAGCGCCGGACCAGGCAAAGGCTCAACAGGCCGTTCCGGCCAAAACCCCACAAAAGGATTATCAACCCTTCAGTCTTGGCGAACTCTATGTGACGGGAGACAAGCTTCCAGTAGCACAGGAGGTTACTCAGACAACTGAGATTACGGCCGAGGATATTACGGCAACAAACAGCAAGACCGTTGCTGAGGCACTATCTCATGCACCTGGAATTTCAGTCACTACGGGCCGTAAAAACTCTCCTTATGTAAACATTCATGGGATCGACCAGAGTAAAACGCTGGTGCTTATCGACGGCGTACCTTACTACGAGACGTCCTACGGAAGCCTTGACCTCAACAGCATCCCCGCAGACAACATTGCCAAAATTGAGATACAAAAGGGTGTATCCTCGGTTCTCAACGGACCCAACGGGCTTGCTGGAGTTATCAATATTATCACCAAGAAAGCCACGGAACGCCCTGCTGTCGGCGCTCTGTTAGAGGCGGGAGACTACGAGTCTCGCCGTTTTACCTTCTGGCACGGGATGAAGGTAAAAAAAGTCAATTACTGGCTAAGCTATGATCATCAGGAATCTAGAGGGTGGTTGCTATCACGTGATTTCGATCCGCGTTTGACCAGGCTTGTTTACAGAACCCCCAACTCGACTCCATCCTACGTCCTCGAAAGTGGCGGCAAGAGAAATAATTCATATTCCAAAATGGACGGTTTATGGGCTAAGGTAGGCGTTGAACCTACACCCGGATCAGAGTACTATATCAATTTTCACTATATCCAGAGAGACCGGGAAGCGCCCGCCTCTCTTCTCGATGATCAGAACAGGATTACTCTGCCACGTCCCGCGTTCTCGCAGTTGTGGCAGATGCCCAAGTACGACAATTGGGGCGTTGACCTCAGTGGACAACAAAAACTTGGTGACAGAGTCACTCTCAAGGGGAAACTCTTCTATCACAGCCATGTTGATGACCTTGTATCACTTAAGACTCCAGACTATACAGGTTACCTTTCCACAAGCCGCTATAAGGACAATATGATTGGCGGATCTCTTGCATCCGATATCAAACTGGCAGAGATAGATACCCTGAAGTTAGCCTTCAACTATCGCCGGGACACACATGAAGAACGTTCTGATACCTATCTTCCTTTTCAGGAAGCCGTTTCATATACAGGCTCATTTGGTATCGAGAAT
Above is a window of Pseudomonadota bacterium DNA encoding:
- a CDS encoding iron ABC transporter permease — translated: MESNKKTGIHLDPVKLQIFLVVLLAGVSITALMSGQLRIHPYEVVRILLSGVFPLEKTWSPTLESVLFDVRLPRLLAGLLVGAGLSISGAAFQGLFRNPLVSPHILGVSAGAGLGAALAILFFGNIFMVQLLSFLFGLLAVLMTYSLSRVYRTTPVLMLVLSGMIVGALFSAATSLLKYIADPVNQMPSIVFWMLGSLNNASNKDMIIAGPVMLAGIIVLLLIRWRINLLAMGEEEARSLGIDTGRIRAVIIVCATVISASAVSISGIIGWIGLVIPHIGRILVGPDNKRLLPVATLIGAIYLVVVDTIARTAIESEIPIGILTAMVGAPIFAYLLRKNRSGW
- a CDS encoding ABC transporter ATP-binding protein, producing MQDSLRIEGLSFSYSGNLADAVFREVNLFVEPGSVFCLLGPNGTGKSTLLKCISGLLYPGKGRVLVHGRDISLLRAADVARELGYVPQSQVSAFPFLVEDIVVMGRAPHLNVFASPKPRDVQIAYDSMETVGIVSLAKRPCTNLSGGEWQLTLIARALAQEPRIMVLDEPTSHLDMGNQMKILRVVQGLAERGLAIIMASHFPDHAFLLASQVAILNYGRIVQQGSPEEVITDDNMCDTYGVDVKVLYVGEGVDRKACFPSHRSGLQPSTDREPNTQNILSKSHKERQ
- a CDS encoding deaminase: MNHFRPTIPSSRPLIVFLVVVISLASVACGFAQDNRRKAWLAELGEIEKQVNTFVPDPAHPDDPFILVTLKEAIEGSREENGGIGACLVREATGEIVERGHNRQFEPYYRSDLHAEMDLLTRYEDRIKAIRPGGRGNPSTAETRKMAGLVLYTSVEPCPMCLTRIINTGLKKVLHAAPDETGGMAQRISGLPPFWQDMTKGNVYQAANCSPELVAIAKRLFRPMGGRR
- a CDS encoding TonB-dependent receptor, translated to MKRICMILVALLIFALGMPSAYAEEPKAPDQAKAQQAVPAKTPQKDYQPFSLGELYVTGDKLPVAQEVTQTTEITAEDITATNSKTVAEALSHAPGISVTTGRKNSPYVNIHGIDQSKTLVLIDGVPYYETSYGSLDLNSIPADNIAKIEIQKGVSSVLNGPNGLAGVINIITKKATERPAVGALLEAGDYESRRFTFWHGMKVKKVNYWLSYDHQESRGWLLSRDFDPRLTRLVYRTPNSTPSYVLESGGKRNNSYSKMDGLWAKVGVEPTPGSEYYINFHYIQRDREAPASLLDDQNRITLPRPAFSQLWQMPKYDNWGVDLSGQQKLGDRVTLKGKLFYHSHVDDLVSLKTPDYTGYLSTSRYKDNMIGGSLASDIKLAEIDTLKLAFNYRRDTHEERSDTYLPFQEAVSYTGSFGIENELKPIKNLSLVGGASYDWFNVSKSTQNVTSTVAATQGVLTSVKSLKRPDDDMLNPMLGATYTFDEGTKIFASWARKVRFPTLSTLYSSTAGNPDLRPEKSMNYVVGASRGITKYARGEASFFVHDIEDYISRDGPSTIAIYRNYGKIFMYGAELSAEVFPVKDLTIKASYTYNNATDKSTGTVTDRVTYVPTHKADLSVKYLIPVIATNIDLTGTYVGYMWGQLPTASSPLTSADGTGDYFIADIRLSRNIYKNLEAYFVAKNIFDRNYDQQIGFPAPGRNLFIGLKASY